The DNA segment catatatatattttctctctaccattcttcttcttccctctctttctctctctcattccacagaaaataaataatcagtgagcaatttcatttttgcatttttgcaTCCTTTATTCTTCCCAACTCCAGACAACAAAACATAAATCCTTTATTTTCTTCGGTTAAGCTTACACTAATTACACCAACCATGCTTTGAGTTTTTTCTCATGCACATGGACGGAGCTTTGTGTTTACAAATATAACTACACAATTTTCTTTCGAAAATTTTACGGATTCATTACTTCTGAAAAAAATATACGTGAGAAtacgaaaaataaaatttgaattattaagttataaataatctaaattaaactataaaaatcatGTTCCTTATTAAAAAAGATTACGTGATTTTTTAAGTTACTATGTaactatatataactttttttaagtttgattatTCGTATATAATTTACTTCTGATCTTatctgtaccaaaaaaaaaatcacttgtttttatttttctataataatGACTTTTACATTATATCAATACGTATATTTATAACACTTTGCCAATATAGGAGAAACGTGATGTGGCGCCTTTTGCCGCGTGAATCCGAAACCCCTTTTTACGCTAACACTTCTTTTCATTCCCGCATCTTCCCTGTTTAGTGTTTATGACGCTTtgtattttaaagattttaaagagaaagaaacagaTAAAAGTATTTCAAggttgaaatgaaatgaaatcattattaataaatatatactttatattatttttattcaaaaaattcttaaatttttatttaaaatttgacttgtatattttttttaaaaaaaatattacaaaaggcTGATGACTTCAATAACTGTTTTGTTTTTAGTGCTATAAATCAGctcttgaaaaaagaaaaaaaaaaaagaaaaaaagagtgcTATAAATCGGCAGTACAGCTACACCACTGTAGCACGGAAAGAAAGAATCACGACAAATAATAGGCTTTTCTGAACCGATTATTCTTTTACAAGCTTCCCTTCACGAGCTTCAGACGCGTGTCCCTCACACCATTAACATTCTATTCCATTTCTGTGTCCTTTTTCTTTTGCATACGATTCCTAATTAGTAATTACTactattttatcaaattatttcatttttttattatcaaataacgttttattactactactactactactattattattcaactcattaaaattaaattagcgACTTATTTTTCCCATTCTTACTGGAGAACTCGTGAAGCAAGCAGGCAAGTCaacctataataataatatatgtatttatttacttaattttcaaTTGGTTTCCGGTTGTCTTACTCTTGCGTTGAGATGATGAGATGCATCCGCAGTGCTTCTtaacatatattatttgaattttgattatgttttcttGAGTTTAAATCTTGTCTATCAATAATTGAAATCATCTTAAgtattaattttcaaatgattattacaaaataaaaattcttattaACAATCACCATATAATTCTTCCATTACGCACTCTAAGTCtctaattaaattctattaAAGAGTTATACAGTCACGAAACTTGTGCTGTTTTTTTTGACAAACAACTTATTTGTTAGTTGCTGCCCAAAATCTTCAGTAGCAGTAGTACTGGGTGAATTCTACTTTATAACCCTGAAAAAATGAAGGAGCTAAGTACATCATCATGATGTTAAAGTTAGTTGATGGTGTTGTGTAATTGGAGAAATAACGAGGCAGTGTCCCATTTAATTTCAGGAAAAAATTCCAGTAGAGGAAGTGTTTGAGTCGCTGAAATGTTCAAGAGCAGGTTTAACATCAGACGAAGGAGCCAGCCGGCTTCAAGTTTTTGGACCAAACAAATTGGAAGAGAAAAAGgtccttttcattttctttgttttggttTCTAATTTCTAATGTCACACTGCAGTTATGTTTATAGTTGTCaccatttatttaattgttgcaTGATGAACAACAGGAGAGCAAACTTTTGAAGTTTCTGGGTTTCATGTGGAACCCCTTATCATGGGTCATGGAAGCTGCTGCTATAATGGCCATTGCTTTGGCTAATGGTGGAGGAAGGCCTCCGGATTGGCAAGATTTTGTTGGTATCATTGCTCTATTGTTCATTAACTCCACAATCAGTTTCATAGAAGAAAACAATGCTGGTAATGCTGCTGCTGCACTCATGGCTGGTTTGGCTCCCAAGACCAAGGTAACCTCACTCTAAATAATCTAACTTTGTGCCATGCATGCAACatgtattgttttttattgtacTAGGATCTCTATGTTTCCCTTCtcactttttggttttaaatactGTTTTTCTTAAACAATTTCATGCTACTTATCATCAATTAATttctattaagttttaaaaattgttttcaaaacaagtgttttaaaaaccaaaaaatagaaacagtTGGGAGATGTTTTCTCATCTTCTGTCCTCAAGAGAAATGTTAGGAAGACACTCTTTTATTagatgaaatttattgaaaatcacaaaatttagtGTGTTTCACATTGCACTGCCCTCTCAATTGTCTGAGTAACCTTATTTAGTTGCTTTTGGAAAATTAAAACTAGTTTTTAAAAACAGAAATCAAACTCAGCCTAAATGTTTGTTGTTGCAACAAAAAATTCAGGTTCTTAGAGATGGGAGATGGACTGAGCAAGATGCTGCAATTTTGGTCCCGGGAGACATAATCAGCATCAAACTGGGAGATATCATCCCTGCTGATGCCCGTCTTCTGGAGGGTGATGCTCtgagtgttgatcagtctgctCTGACTGGTGAATCTCTTCCAGTGACAAAGAATCCCTCTGAAGAAGTGTTTTCTGGATCAACCGTTAAGAAGGGTGAGATAGAAGCAGTGGTGATTGCCACTGGAGTGCACACCTTTTTTGGCAAAGCTGCTCATCTGGTTGATAGCACCAACCAAGTTGGTCACTTCCAGAAAGTGCTTACAGCAATTGGTAACTTCTGCATTTGCTCCATCGCGGTTGGAATAATCATTGAGCTCATAGTCATGTACCCAATACAGCACCGCAAGTACAGAGATGGGATTGACAATCTGTTGGTTCTCTTGATTGGAGGAATTCCAATTGCCATGCCAACTGTTCTGTCTGTCACTATGGCTATTGGTTCGCACAGGCTTTCGCAGCAAGGCGCTATTACGAAACGTATGACAGCTATTGAGGAAATGGCAGGAATGGATGTCCTCTGCAGTGACAAAACTGGAACTCTGACCCTGAATAAGCTCAGTGTTGATAAAAACCTGATTGAGGTTTTTGCCAAGGGTGTTGAGAAGGACTATGTTATCCTTCTTGCAGCAAGGGCTTCTAGGACTGAGAATCAGGATGCTATAGATGCTGCAATAGTTGGGATGCTTGCTGATCCAAAGGAGGTACATATGCCAAAATGATTCTCTCTTATGATTTGGGATGAATggtgataaataaattaacttttactGTGAATTGATCAGGCACGAGCTGGTATCAGGGAGGTCCACTTTCTTCCATTCAATCCTGTGGACAAGAGGACTGCTCTAACTTACATTGATTCTGATGGAAATTGGCATCGATCTAGCAAAGGAGCTCCCGAGCAGGTATATATGTGTTTATTTGGCACCATTTGGTTACATTTGTGAAGATTTTAGATGactaatatatgtttttttcttttcctggcTTAGATATTGAACCTCTGCAACTGCAAAGAGGATGTAAGGAAAAGGGTTCATGGAACGATTGACAAGTTTGCTGAGCGTGGACTCCGTTCTTTAGGTGTTGCTAGACAGGTTAGCAAGGCTGATATTAACATCTCTAGTTTCAAATCTATTATTTCAATTCCCttcatttattgttgtttttatggCCTGTCTGTAACAGGAAGTACCTGAGAAAAACAAGGATAGTCCTGGTGCACCATGGCAATTTGTTGGTCTGCTACCACTTTTTGATCCTCCAAGGCATGACAGTGCGGAAACCATCACAAGAGCTCTAAACCTTGGTGTGAATGTTAAGATGATCACCGGTAAGATTGGAGGGAGCTGTTACATTCTTGTAGTTCATATTTTCAACTATAAATGAAATCATGTAGCTTACAAGTTGTTTGTTTCTTGTTCTCTAGGTGATCAGCTTGCCATTGCCAAAGAAACTGGCCGAAGGCTTGGGATGGGAACAAACATGTACCCATCTTCTTCATTGCTTGGTCAAAGCAAGGATGCTGCTGTTTCAGCAGTTCCAGTTGATGAATTGATTGAGAAGGCTGATGGATTTGCTGGAGTATTTCCTGGTAGGTCCTTGTccttgataataataataatgatggtACTTTGTAGCATCACTCTATCAGTATCACACTTAGTTTCTTGCTTTCAACTATTTCAAACATCATTTACCTTTTCAAATCGCCTTACATTTGGCAACATTTTAATCCTTTTTCCCCTCTTTCTATGACACGGCAGAACACAAATATGAAATTGTGAAGAGGCTGCAAGAGAGGAAGCATATTTGTGGAATGACAGGTGATGGTGTCAACGATGCTCCTGCATTAAAGAAAGCAGACATTGGAATTGCTGTTGCTGACGCTACAGATGCTGCTAGAAGTGCTTCGGACATTGTCCTCACTGAACCTGGTCTGAGTGTCATTATTAGTGCAGTGCTCACCAGCAGGGCAATTTTCCAAAGGATGAAGAATTATACTGTTAGTTTCCTTGCATGCATGATTTAATCTTTTgactttattttaatatctttaaCAATCTAAACTCAGAAATGTTGATTGTTGATTATGGCAGATCTATGCTGTGTCAATCACCATTCGTATAGTGGTAAGTGCAGAAAATaagttaactaaaaaaaaacatgtcaaCATTCTTTGCATGCTTATATATACATGGTTCATATAATTTATGTGATCTATTTCTCTTTGTGGCAGTTTGGTTTCATGTTTATTGCATTGatttggaaatttgattttgcACCCTTCATGGTGTTGATTATTGCCATACTAAACGATGGTAAGATATTATTCATTTAACTTTCATGTTATTTACTTTGACTATGCTGTGaaaatgtttaatttgatttccTTCACCCTTATACCTTAGGTACCATCATGACAATATCCAAGGATCGAGTGAAACCATCTCCAATGCCAGACAGCTGGAAGCTGAGGGAGATATTTGCCACTGGTGTTGTGCTAGGAGCTTACATGGCACTAATGACAGTAGTATTTTTCTGGCTCATGAAGGATACCGACTTCTTCTcggtaataatttatattttgtgtttCCCTCAATATTATTAACACCTCATAGCGAAAATCGTAATAACTATGAACATAACTTCCTTTCTTGCAGGACAAGTTCGGTGTGAGGTCTATAAGGAACAGCCCCGGAGAAATGATGGCAGCCCTGTACCTACAAGTCAGTATTATAAGTCAAGCACTAATTTTTGTGACAAGGTCCCGCAGCTGGTCCTATGTTGAAAGACCTGGTCTTCTCCTACTGAGTGCTTTTATGATTGCACAACTGGTAATCTTAAACCTCATATCAGCAACCTAGTACATAGTTATTTGTTAGTTTCTCTTCTGATTTTATGATTGAAGAAGTGTCATGTCATTATGTTTTGTCAAGAACCTGGTCTCCATGATCCTTCACTTGTCCTCACTCAACATCCATATCCACcattgaaaaaataatgtaaactgATAAACAAGATCTCTAACTAAACTAAACATTGAAATGGAATCAAAATCACCTTTGCCTGTAACTTGTATTCTCTGTCACGACTTGTGATAAGAGaccttaatattttaataaaattcacctttgccctcaaaaaaaaaaaaaaaaagatctctAACTAAACTAAGCATTGAAATGGAATCAAAATTAAGTCAATAGACTCAATACTTCAGTTGTCTTAGGAAGGAAGCATTAGTCATTGGCATAGTACTCCAGTACGTGAGTAAATTAGAATCTAAGGAGTTACACTTTCAGTTAGCAACACAAATGATTTGATTAATTGAAAAAGCGTTTGGCTTTCTTCTGGGGCAATAATGatttgcttcatgattgccagGTGGCAACTTTTCTGGCAGTGTATGCTAACTGGGGCTTCGCAAGAATTCAGGGAATGGGATGGGGTTGGGCTGGTGTAATCTGGCTCTACAGTTTAGTCACATATATCCCTCTTGATATACTCAAATTTGCAATCCGCTACGTCCTGAGTGGGAAGGCTTGGGATAATCTTTTGGAGAACAAGGTAATTTCTTCatctctattattattttattgctaATTGCACTGTTGATCTTAATTCAGAGACGTTAAAATTCAAAACCTGTTTGTGACAGACTGCCTTCACTACAAAGAAAGACTATGgcaaagaagagagagaagcaCAGTGGGCAACTGCTCAGAGGACTCTTCATGGTCTTCAGCCACCTGAAACAACCAACCTTTTCAATGACAAGAACAGTTACAGGGAGCTTTCAGAGATTGCTGAGCAAGCTAAGAGACGTGCCGAGGTTGCAAGGTAAGCCACTGACTTCACTTTTAGTGTTCGATTCTGTGGCATCAAGTTTGTGTGTGACAAAGGATTGGACAATACTTAGATGTAATTCTATAGGTACTTTTGAATTTGTTCTCTGATCATAATTGAAGTTTCATCTCTGTAATTTCTATGTAAACGTTTAGTACAGGAATTATTGAGATGaaactataatttttaattggagaACACTAAAAACACCTACTGAATACTATATGTAAGTTTTGTCCTTCATGAAGTGGTAATTATAATGTTGAGGGATGACTGAATAAATTATACATGTGATAGTGTCTtacagagattttttttttaaaattgattcacaGGCTCAGGGAGCTTCATACTCTGAAAGGACATGTTGAATCAGTAGTGAAGCTGAAGGGACTTGACATTGATACAATCCAACAGCATTATACAGTTTAAGGAATTTGGACAACCTTCAAGCAGAACACACTTTGGTGCTTAtccaagaacaagaacaacaaatgtAATGAAGACCTAAGTTAATCCGTCTTTAGATTAGGATGAAGGTCCTTTTGTCAGTCAAAATCTGAATGGTTTACTCTTCTATTCCATACCAAATAACGTGGTTGATAGGATTTACTTTTCGTCTTGTTTTGAGAATGTTAATGATATCTAGGTCACTTTAAggctctatatatatattttttttttctgatgaaAAAACTCAATATATTTCCGATCTTGATTAATGTTGCTCAATAATGAGTTCAATCTCCATGTTTCTTTTTTGCATTCGTTCATGTTCAGCCTAAAAAAGATGAGTGAGTGGTGGAAGCACCAACGTACACCTCACCATTGAAATTAAACAGAAAAATTTagtatttgataatttaatgaGAGGAAAATAAGAGTAGTAGTACAGTTAACCATTGTGCTTGTTTCTCTTTTCTATCTTTAAG comes from the Glycine soja cultivar W05 chromosome 6, ASM419377v2, whole genome shotgun sequence genome and includes:
- the LOC114415059 gene encoding plasma membrane ATPase 4-like, which gives rise to MGGISLEEIKNENVDLEKIPVEEVFESLKCSRAGLTSDEGASRLQVFGPNKLEEKKESKLLKFLGFMWNPLSWVMEAAAIMAIALANGGGRPPDWQDFVGIIALLFINSTISFIEENNAGNAAAALMAGLAPKTKVLRDGRWTEQDAAILVPGDIISIKLGDIIPADARLLEGDALSVDQSALTGESLPVTKNPSEEVFSGSTVKKGEIEAVVIATGVHTFFGKAAHLVDSTNQVGHFQKVLTAIGNFCICSIAVGIIIELIVMYPIQHRKYRDGIDNLLVLLIGGIPIAMPTVLSVTMAIGSHRLSQQGAITKRMTAIEEMAGMDVLCSDKTGTLTLNKLSVDKNLIEVFAKGVEKDYVILLAARASRTENQDAIDAAIVGMLADPKEARAGIREVHFLPFNPVDKRTALTYIDSDGNWHRSSKGAPEQILNLCNCKEDVRKRVHGTIDKFAERGLRSLGVARQEVPEKNKDSPGAPWQFVGLLPLFDPPRHDSAETITRALNLGVNVKMITGDQLAIAKETGRRLGMGTNMYPSSSLLGQSKDAAVSAVPVDELIEKADGFAGVFPEHKYEIVKRLQERKHICGMTGDGVNDAPALKKADIGIAVADATDAARSASDIVLTEPGLSVIISAVLTSRAIFQRMKNYTIYAVSITIRIVFGFMFIALIWKFDFAPFMVLIIAILNDGTIMTISKDRVKPSPMPDSWKLREIFATGVVLGAYMALMTVVFFWLMKDTDFFSDKFGVRSIRNSPGEMMAALYLQVSIISQALIFVTRSRSWSYVERPGLLLLSAFMIAQLVATFLAVYANWGFARIQGMGWGWAGVIWLYSLVTYIPLDILKFAIRYVLSGKAWDNLLENKTAFTTKKDYGKEEREAQWATAQRTLHGLQPPETTNLFNDKNSYRELSEIAEQAKRRAEVARLRELHTLKGHVESVVKLKGLDIDTIQQHYTV